Proteins encoded within one genomic window of Methanosarcina barkeri str. Wiesmoor:
- a CDS encoding DUF362 domain-containing protein produces the protein MKRHFTILLASLLMFSLITGCITNDNSNNTKINTSENASEPLIVDSVSGEESQTIAAPDNAANEKPKVFMTTDISPEGLMAVYEALDRNVTGKVAVKISTGEPGGHYYLSPGLIKDLVQSVNGTIVECNTAYGGGRAETAMHKQVAEDHGFTAIAPVDIMDEEGSISLPFENGKNIQEDLVGSHFKNYNSFIILSHFKGHAMAGFGGAFKNMAIGIASAEGKMWIHSAGRTKSLNDFSLAFSTDQDLFLESMAEAGGAVMNSLGDNIVYINVMNNLSVDCDCDSSPSEPTMKDIGILASLDPVALDQACVDLVYAAPDGQDLIERMESRNATHLLDHAEELGLGSKEYELVILDE, from the coding sequence ATGAAAAGACATTTTACGATTCTGTTAGCTTCCCTCCTGATGTTTTCTCTGATTACAGGATGCATCACGAATGACAACAGCAACAACACCAAAATCAACACCTCAGAAAATGCTTCTGAACCATTAATAGTAGATAGCGTTTCTGGTGAGGAGTCTCAAACGATAGCTGCTCCAGACAACGCAGCGAATGAAAAACCAAAAGTCTTTATGACAACCGATATCAGCCCTGAGGGTTTGATGGCTGTTTACGAAGCATTAGACCGTAATGTTACCGGAAAAGTAGCGGTAAAGATCAGTACGGGTGAGCCTGGCGGTCACTATTATCTTTCGCCCGGATTGATTAAAGACCTGGTACAGTCAGTGAATGGAACGATCGTCGAATGTAATACGGCTTACGGTGGTGGTAGGGCTGAAACGGCTATGCATAAACAGGTTGCAGAAGATCATGGTTTCACTGCCATCGCACCTGTTGATATTATGGATGAAGAAGGATCTATTTCTCTGCCTTTTGAAAACGGGAAAAATATTCAAGAAGATCTTGTCGGTTCCCATTTTAAAAACTACAATTCTTTCATCATACTTTCCCATTTCAAGGGACATGCCATGGCCGGTTTCGGTGGTGCATTCAAAAACATGGCAATCGGTATTGCATCTGCTGAAGGGAAAATGTGGATCCACAGTGCTGGTAGGACTAAAAGTTTAAATGATTTTTCTCTTGCTTTTAGCACTGACCAGGATTTGTTCCTTGAATCCATGGCTGAAGCCGGTGGGGCTGTCATGAACAGTCTTGGAGACAATATTGTGTACATCAATGTGATGAATAATTTGTCTGTTGACTGTGATTGTGACTCAAGTCCTTCTGAGCCTACAATGAAAGACATCGGTATTCTAGCATCTCTCGACCCGGTAGCACTGGATCAGGCCTGCGTGGATCTTGTTTATGCAGCTCCTGATGGACAAGATTTGATCGA